A genomic region of uncultured Paludibaculum sp. contains the following coding sequences:
- a CDS encoding sialidase family protein encodes MKPSGLIAVLSLTLAPLQAVEPPSAHSAVTRDPALEAPAIAMNPGPEYADGTRSFQGIPGLERAANGRLWATWYAGGPQEPGEGPGNYVVLVTSGDGGKTWSQPKLVIDPPGPVRAYDPALWVDPTGRLWLFWAQSYEWWDGRSGVWCMVAAKPGKESPKWSKPRRLGTASC; translated from the coding sequence ATGAAACCGAGTGGATTGATTGCCGTTCTCTCTCTGACTCTGGCTCCGCTGCAGGCAGTGGAACCGCCCTCCGCGCATTCGGCTGTCACGCGCGACCCCGCGCTGGAGGCACCGGCTATTGCCATGAATCCAGGACCCGAGTATGCCGATGGCACGCGGTCGTTTCAGGGCATTCCCGGCCTGGAACGCGCGGCCAATGGCCGGTTGTGGGCCACGTGGTATGCGGGCGGCCCACAGGAACCAGGCGAAGGTCCGGGGAACTACGTCGTCCTGGTCACCAGCGGCGACGGCGGCAAGACATGGTCGCAGCCAAAGCTGGTGATTGACCCGCCGGGCCCGGTCCGCGCGTATGACCCGGCGCTATGGGTGGATCCCACCGGGCGGCTGTGGCTGTTCTGGGCGCAAAGCTATGAGTGGTGGGATGGCCGGTCGGGCGTGTGGTGCATGGTGGCCGCGAAGCCCGGCAAGGAGTCTCCAAAGTGGTCGAAGCCGCGCCGGCTCGGAACGGCATCCTGCTGA
- a CDS encoding sialidase family protein — protein MVEAAPARNGILLNKPTVLRSGEWLFPVSVWQQPARASIAPPFRHDLGAEVGANVWITKDRGGTFSMLGQAQLERRIFDEHMLVERRDGQLWMLVRTLDGISGSTSTDRGKTWTAGKPSGIPHVNSRFFIRRLTSGSLLLVTHNPPDGKTRSHLTAHVSDDDGKTWIGGLLIDERVGVSYPDGVQAPDGVISVIYDFARTREKQILMATFTEEDVRHGQWTSKSARQRVLVNQAKR, from the coding sequence GTGGTCGAAGCCGCGCCGGCTCGGAACGGCATCCTGCTGAACAAGCCCACGGTATTGAGGAGCGGCGAGTGGCTCTTCCCCGTTTCGGTGTGGCAGCAGCCCGCCCGCGCGTCGATCGCGCCGCCGTTCCGGCACGACCTCGGAGCCGAGGTCGGCGCAAACGTGTGGATCACAAAGGACCGCGGCGGGACATTCTCAATGCTCGGCCAGGCGCAACTGGAGCGGCGCATCTTCGATGAACACATGCTGGTGGAGAGGCGCGACGGTCAGTTGTGGATGCTGGTCCGCACTCTGGATGGCATCAGTGGAAGCACTTCCACAGATCGGGGCAAGACCTGGACCGCCGGTAAGCCGTCGGGCATCCCGCATGTGAACTCGCGTTTCTTTATTCGCCGGCTCACTTCGGGCAGCCTGTTGTTGGTGACACACAACCCACCGGATGGGAAGACGCGTTCGCACCTGACCGCGCATGTGTCGGATGATGACGGCAAAACGTGGATCGGCGGCCTGCTGATTGATGAGCGGGTCGGCGTGTCCTATCCGGACGGAGTGCAGGCGCCAGATGGCGTGATTTCCGTCATCTATGACTTCGCGCGCACCAGGGAGAAGCAGATTCTGATGGCCACCTTCACGGAAGAGGACGTGAGGCACGGGCAGTGGACATCGAAGAGTGCCCGGCAAAGGGTCCTCGTGAACCAGGCCAAACGGTAG